The Hypanus sabinus isolate sHypSab1 unplaced genomic scaffold, sHypSab1.hap1 scaffold_62, whole genome shotgun sequence DNA window ttcacactggagagaggccattcacctgctcagagtgtgggaagggattcactcggtcatctcaactactgacacaccagcaagttcacactggggagtggcctttcacctgctcagaatgtgggaagagattcactcagtcatccaatctacagagacatcatcgagttcaTATTGGGAagaagccgtttacctgctcagaatgtgggaagagattcgctcactcatccaacctacagagtcatcagcgagttcacactggggagaagccgttcacttgctcaaactgtgggaagagattcactcggttagctaacctacagagacatcagcaagttcacactggggagaagccattcacctgctcggtctgtgggaaaggattcactcagtcatcccaaatACTGGAACACAAGTCAGTTCATagtggggagtggccattgttatgaatccctaggtttcggTTGatatggactgtcattttaagagagattaagaaggtgaatcagtctgacttgcagcttgtttagttttaaccgaggacacagacactcagagtcagacggagagggatgaaaaatggaaggattgaaaccaggg harbors:
- the LOC132389648 gene encoding gastrula zinc finger protein XlCGF8.2DB-like, which encodes MAHQRVHTGERLFTCSECGKGFTRSSTLLVHQRVHTGEKPYTCSVCGKRFTESSTLQNHQRVHTGEKPFTCSECGKGFRQVSHLLSHQRVHTGEKPFTCSECGKRFAHSSNLLSHQRVHTGERPFTCSECGKGFTRSSQLLTHQQVHTGEWPFTCSECGKRFTQSSNLQRHHRVHIGKKPFTCSECGKRFAHSSNLQSHQRVHTGEKPFTCSNCGKRFTRLANLQRHQQVHTGEKPFTCSVCGKGFTQSSQILEHKSVHSGEWPLL